One region of Bosea sp. 29B genomic DNA includes:
- a CDS encoding ABC transporter permease, whose protein sequence is MSTSAIDPSLRHQRREQALMTLLAAPAVLVIVALVVIPVGWLAAQSIYDNGFTLEHYRRIFTEEVYWRSFALTFRIALMVTVLTLLLGYPVAYAAAHAKRPWNVLILACVMLPFWTSVLVRAYAWLVLLQRTGVANQLLERFGLITEPLAMVHNELGTVIATVHILLPFMVFPLYSTMQKIPRELMLAGASLGGGPFYSFLRIFLPLSLPGVIAGLTLVFVLTLGFYITPELLGGGRTVMISMVVSRNVELYAQWGAASAVGVVLLACVLMIFAAVGRIIPLDKMLGQK, encoded by the coding sequence ATGAGCACCAGCGCGATCGATCCATCCCTCCGTCATCAGCGCCGCGAGCAGGCGCTGATGACGCTGCTCGCGGCCCCTGCCGTGCTGGTGATCGTCGCGCTGGTGGTGATCCCGGTCGGCTGGCTCGCGGCCCAGTCGATCTACGACAACGGCTTCACGCTCGAGCACTACCGCCGCATCTTCACCGAGGAGGTCTACTGGCGCAGCTTCGCGCTGACCTTCCGCATCGCCCTGATGGTGACGGTTCTAACCTTGCTCCTCGGCTACCCGGTCGCCTATGCGGCCGCCCACGCCAAGCGGCCCTGGAACGTGCTGATCCTCGCCTGCGTGATGCTGCCGTTCTGGACCAGCGTGCTGGTGCGCGCCTATGCCTGGCTCGTGCTGCTGCAGCGCACCGGCGTCGCCAACCAATTGCTCGAACGCTTCGGCCTGATCACCGAGCCGCTCGCGATGGTGCACAACGAGCTCGGCACGGTGATCGCGACCGTGCACATCCTGCTGCCCTTCATGGTCTTCCCGCTCTATTCGACCATGCAGAAGATCCCGCGCGAGCTGATGCTCGCCGGCGCCAGCCTCGGCGGCGGCCCGTTCTACAGCTTCCTGCGCATCTTCCTGCCGCTGTCGCTGCCGGGCGTCATCGCCGGGCTCACCCTCGTCTTCGTGCTGACGCTCGGCTTCTACATCACGCCCGAGCTGCTCGGCGGCGGGCGCACCGTGATGATCTCGATGGTGGTGAGCCGCAATGTCGAGCTCTACGCGCAATGGGGCGCGGCCAGCGCCGTCGGCGTCGTGCTGCTCGCCTGCGTGCTCATGATCTTCGCCGCGGTGGGCCGCATCATCCCGCTCGACAAGATGCTGGGGCAGAAATGA
- a CDS encoding FAD-binding oxidoreductase, with amino-acid sequence MKLEPYWLATAPGFTAGSIAPIAGKVDVAVVGGGFTGLSAALALAKSGASVAVLEAGRVVGQASGRNGGHCNNGLAHDLGSLAASLGEERAVALYRAFDNAVDTVEALVAREAIDCDFIRTGKVKLAAKPEHFAKLEKSAALLQRTVEPDLTVVPPQEIRREIGSDGFFGGLVYPRSAHMHMGRFGVGLAEAAARNGAAIHENAAVTGLQRLNGQAHRVVTSRGTLEAGQVLLATGVSRQGPFAWLRRRIVPVGSFIIATEPLSPELTAAIMPTRRTATTTKNIGNYFRLTPDNRLIFGGRARFALSSPASDAKSGAILKARMLELFPELADTRIDYCWGGLVDMTADRLPRAGERDGIFYALGYSGHGTQMSVHTGQAMARVMGGDMKANPFAGLDWPAVPGHFGPPWFLPFVGMYYRYQDWRH; translated from the coding sequence ATGAAGCTCGAACCCTACTGGCTCGCGACGGCGCCGGGATTCACCGCCGGTTCCATAGCTCCGATCGCCGGCAAGGTCGATGTCGCCGTCGTCGGCGGCGGCTTCACCGGCCTGTCGGCAGCGCTCGCTTTGGCGAAGTCCGGCGCCAGCGTTGCGGTGCTGGAGGCCGGTCGCGTCGTCGGACAGGCCTCTGGCCGCAATGGCGGGCACTGCAATAACGGCCTGGCGCATGATCTCGGCAGCCTTGCCGCCAGCCTCGGCGAGGAGAGGGCGGTCGCGCTCTACCGCGCCTTCGACAACGCCGTCGACACCGTCGAGGCGCTGGTCGCGCGCGAGGCGATCGACTGCGACTTCATCCGCACCGGCAAGGTCAAGCTCGCCGCCAAGCCGGAGCATTTCGCCAAGCTGGAGAAAAGTGCCGCCCTGCTTCAGCGCACGGTCGAGCCTGATTTGACCGTGGTGCCGCCACAGGAGATTCGGCGCGAGATCGGCTCGGACGGCTTCTTCGGCGGGCTCGTCTATCCGCGCAGCGCCCATATGCATATGGGCCGCTTCGGCGTCGGCCTGGCCGAGGCGGCGGCGCGAAACGGTGCTGCGATCCACGAGAACGCAGCCGTGACCGGTTTGCAGCGGCTGAACGGCCAGGCTCACCGCGTCGTCACCAGCCGCGGCACGCTCGAGGCGGGGCAGGTGCTTCTCGCGACCGGCGTCTCGCGCCAGGGGCCCTTCGCCTGGCTCCGGCGGCGTATCGTGCCGGTCGGCAGCTTCATCATCGCGACCGAACCGCTTTCACCCGAGCTCACGGCGGCGATCATGCCGACGCGACGGACCGCGACGACCACGAAGAACATCGGCAACTATTTCAGGCTCACCCCGGACAACCGATTGATCTTCGGGGGGCGGGCGCGCTTTGCCCTGTCGAGCCCGGCCTCGGACGCCAAGAGCGGGGCGATCCTGAAGGCGCGCATGCTGGAGCTCTTTCCGGAGCTCGCGGATACGCGCATCGACTATTGCTGGGGCGGCCTCGTCGACATGACTGCCGACCGGCTGCCGCGCGCTGGCGAGCGCGACGGCATCTTCTACGCGCTCGGCTATAGCGGCCATGGCACGCAGATGTCGGTCCATACGGGCCAGGCGATGGCCAGGGTGATGGGCGGCGACATGAAGGCGAACCCCTTCGCCGGGCTCGACTGGCCGGCGGTGCCCGGCCATTTCGGCCCGCCCTGGTTCCTGCCCTTCGTCGGGATGTATTACCGCTACCAGGACTGGCGCCACTGA
- a CDS encoding aminotransferase class III-fold pyridoxal phosphate-dependent enzyme, whose amino-acid sequence MSVNSLEALDRRHWVHPVANWAGHEKRGVTVMKSAKGAFITDSDGHELIDGFAGLWCVNVGYGHDSIVEAAARQMRELPYATGYFSFGSEPAIRLAAKLAELTPGDLDHIYFSLGGSDAVDSALRLIQFYYNVTGQPTKKAILSLERGYHGSSSTGAGVTALPVFHANFDFPAHVHHYVAPPYAYRNPTGSSDAVVIAASVASLRAKVAELGAENVAAFFCEPVIGSGGVIVPPKGWLKAMRETAAELDILFVADEVITGFGRTGPMFACEAEGVVPDMMTMAKGLTSGYAPLGALAIGEKVYRAIADNAPAGGPIGHGYTYSGHPVSAAVALEVLRLYEEGGILANGQRVGAYFEERLATLADHPLVGEVRARGLLAGIELVADKATKEKLPREARLPDHLFARGYANGVIFRAFADDIIGLAPPLCCSEAEIDLIIARLRKTLDEVLALPEVAVALKTAKAA is encoded by the coding sequence CGCCTTCATCACCGATAGCGACGGCCATGAGTTGATCGACGGCTTCGCCGGGCTGTGGTGCGTCAATGTCGGCTATGGCCATGACAGCATCGTCGAGGCGGCTGCCCGTCAGATGCGCGAACTGCCCTATGCCACCGGCTATTTCAGCTTCGGCAGCGAGCCGGCGATCCGCCTCGCCGCCAAGCTCGCCGAGCTCACCCCCGGCGATCTCGACCATATCTATTTTTCGCTTGGCGGTTCGGATGCCGTCGACAGCGCGCTGCGTCTGATCCAGTTCTACTACAACGTCACCGGCCAGCCGACGAAGAAGGCGATCCTCTCGCTCGAGCGCGGCTATCACGGTTCGAGCTCGACCGGCGCCGGTGTCACGGCGCTGCCGGTCTTCCACGCCAATTTCGACTTTCCGGCGCATGTGCATCACTACGTCGCCCCGCCCTATGCCTATCGCAACCCGACAGGCTCGAGCGACGCGGTGGTGATCGCGGCCAGCGTCGCCTCGCTGCGCGCCAAGGTCGCGGAGCTCGGCGCCGAGAACGTTGCGGCCTTCTTCTGCGAGCCGGTGATCGGTTCGGGCGGCGTCATCGTGCCGCCGAAGGGCTGGCTCAAGGCTATGCGCGAGACGGCGGCCGAGCTCGACATCCTCTTCGTCGCCGACGAGGTCATCACCGGCTTCGGCCGCACCGGCCCCATGTTCGCCTGCGAAGCGGAAGGCGTGGTGCCCGACATGATGACCATGGCCAAGGGACTGACCTCGGGCTACGCGCCGCTCGGTGCGCTCGCCATCGGCGAGAAGGTCTATCGCGCCATTGCCGACAATGCCCCGGCTGGCGGCCCAATCGGCCATGGCTACACCTATTCCGGTCATCCGGTCAGCGCAGCGGTCGCGCTCGAGGTGCTGCGGCTCTATGAGGAAGGCGGCATCCTCGCCAACGGCCAGCGCGTCGGCGCCTATTTCGAGGAGCGCCTGGCGACGCTCGCCGACCACCCGCTCGTCGGCGAGGTCAGGGCGCGCGGCTTGCTCGCCGGTATCGAGCTCGTCGCCGACAAGGCGACGAAAGAGAAGCTGCCGCGCGAGGCGAGACTGCCCGACCATCTCTTCGCCCGTGGCTATGCCAATGGCGTGATCTTCCGCGCCTTCGCCGACGACATCATCGGCCTGGCACCGCCGCTCTGCTGCAGCGAGGCGGAGATCGACCTGATCATCGCCAGGTTGCGCAAGACGCTCGACGAGGTCCTGGCATTGCCGGAGGTGGCGGTGGCGTTGAAAACCGCGAAAGCGGCGTGA
- a CDS encoding GNAT family N-acetyltransferase — translation MTEADISQAHQLSVGVSWPHRPEDWRFVLEVGHGFVACDAIDRALASAMWWPYGPHFATIGMVITSPRLQMQGAGRRLMDTIFEEAGPRDLRLNATRAGYRLYRSLDFQPIGRIFQHQGRAQAPSGAAPDEFSVRPVTAADGEAIAQLDSDAYGADRSRVIAALMKLATGTVIERDGKVAGFALCRRFGRGHVVGPIVAESDEAAIALLRPHVTAHDGQFLRVDTAQEQGRFGGFLEECGMTVYDTVTTMVRGHNHGPRGEARTFGLVTQALG, via the coding sequence ATGACAGAAGCGGATATCTCCCAGGCGCACCAGCTCTCCGTCGGTGTCAGCTGGCCGCATCGGCCGGAGGACTGGCGCTTCGTGCTGGAGGTCGGGCACGGCTTCGTCGCCTGCGATGCGATCGACCGGGCCCTCGCTTCGGCAATGTGGTGGCCCTACGGGCCGCATTTCGCCACGATCGGCATGGTCATCACCTCGCCGCGCCTGCAGATGCAGGGCGCCGGCCGGCGGCTGATGGACACGATCTTCGAAGAGGCCGGCCCGCGCGACCTCCGGCTCAACGCGACGCGCGCCGGCTACCGGCTCTACCGCTCGCTCGACTTCCAGCCGATCGGCCGCATCTTCCAGCATCAGGGCCGCGCCCAGGCGCCGTCAGGCGCTGCGCCCGACGAATTTTCTGTCCGGCCCGTGACCGCCGCAGATGGCGAGGCGATCGCGCAGCTCGATTCCGATGCCTATGGCGCCGACCGCTCGCGTGTCATCGCCGCACTGATGAAGCTCGCGACCGGTACGGTCATCGAGCGCGACGGCAAGGTTGCCGGCTTCGCACTCTGCCGCCGCTTCGGCCGCGGCCATGTCGTCGGCCCGATCGTCGCCGAGAGCGACGAGGCGGCGATCGCGCTGCTGCGGCCGCATGTGACCGCCCATGACGGGCAGTTCCTGCGCGTCGACACCGCCCAGGAACAAGGCAGGTTCGGCGGCTTCCTCGAAGAATGCGGCATGACCGTCTACGACACCGTGACCACGATGGTCAGGGGCCATAATCACGGCCCTCGTGGCGAAGCGCGGACCTTCGGGCTCGTCACCCAGGCGCTCGGCTGA
- a CDS encoding HAD-IA family hydrolase, translating to MALSDFKVLTFDVVGTLIDFEAGVLGAVRRLGGPAAARLSDDEIFAPYLKGRELNYERSSEVMKLVYIHLAKELGLPHDDATADAFQLAILRHPAFPDSAAALARLRKHYRLVAMTNADRPSFTCYSHTLGNPFHDSITADEAIHPKPDPLYFAYNRGRQSAFGYKQEEILHVAQSQYHDIRVAKSLGYATCWIERRQGQKGFGGTPAVPEITKPDYHFTTLKALADAVEAERA from the coding sequence ATGGCCCTCAGCGATTTCAAGGTTCTCACATTCGACGTCGTCGGCACGCTGATCGACTTCGAGGCAGGCGTCCTCGGCGCGGTCCGGCGCCTCGGCGGCCCGGCTGCCGCCAGGCTCAGCGACGACGAGATCTTCGCGCCCTACCTCAAGGGCCGCGAGCTGAATTACGAGCGCTCCAGCGAGGTGATGAAGCTGGTCTACATCCATCTCGCCAAGGAGCTCGGCCTGCCGCATGACGATGCCACGGCCGACGCCTTCCAGCTCGCGATCCTGCGTCATCCCGCCTTCCCGGATTCGGCTGCAGCGCTGGCGCGGCTGCGCAAGCATTACCGGCTGGTGGCGATGACCAATGCCGACCGGCCGAGCTTCACCTGCTACTCGCACACGCTCGGCAACCCGTTCCACGACAGCATCACTGCCGACGAGGCGATCCATCCCAAGCCCGATCCGCTCTACTTCGCCTATAATCGCGGCCGGCAATCGGCCTTCGGCTACAAGCAGGAGGAGATCCTCCACGTCGCGCAGAGCCAGTATCACGACATCCGCGTCGCCAAGTCGCTCGGCTATGCCACCTGCTGGATCGAGCGGCGCCAAGGGCAGAAGGGCTTCGGCGGCACGCCGGCGGTGCCCGAGATCACCAAGCCCGATTATCACTTCACGACGCTGAAGGCGCTTGCCGACGCGGTCGAGGCGGAACGGGCGTGA
- a CDS encoding ABC transporter permease produces MKTSLLPRLAFGLVVGLVLIYLMLPVLIIVPMSFSSTRFLTFPPPALSLRWYAEYFGNPNWMQGTRMSLVLGVLTVLIATPLGTAAAYAISNAQNRLMRSLHMVLMLPLIVPIIIVAIGIFFVYAKLGLIQTLTGLVLANVMLGLPYVITSVVAGLQSFDKTQEMVARSLGMNRLRAFLTVTLPQIKASVFAGAVFAFISAIDETIIALFVSGGQYQTLTKRMFTALRDEIDPTIASISTLLTAASFLLVLLAMSGQKKEA; encoded by the coding sequence ATGAAAACCTCGCTGCTGCCGCGCCTCGCCTTCGGCCTCGTCGTCGGGCTGGTGCTGATCTACCTGATGCTGCCCGTGCTGATCATCGTGCCGATGTCGTTCTCCAGCACGCGCTTCCTGACCTTCCCGCCGCCGGCACTGTCGCTGCGCTGGTATGCCGAGTATTTCGGCAATCCGAACTGGATGCAGGGCACGCGGATGAGCCTGGTGCTCGGCGTGCTGACCGTGCTGATCGCCACGCCGCTCGGCACCGCCGCCGCCTATGCCATCAGCAACGCCCAAAACCGGCTGATGCGCTCGCTGCACATGGTGCTGATGCTGCCGCTGATCGTGCCGATCATCATCGTCGCGATCGGCATCTTCTTCGTCTACGCCAAGCTCGGCCTGATCCAGACGCTGACCGGGCTGGTGCTGGCCAATGTCATGCTCGGCCTGCCCTATGTCATCACTTCGGTCGTTGCCGGGCTGCAGAGCTTCGACAAGACGCAGGAGATGGTGGCGCGCAGCCTCGGCATGAACCGCCTGCGGGCCTTCCTCACCGTGACGCTGCCACAGATCAAGGCCAGCGTCTTCGCCGGCGCCGTCTTTGCCTTCATCTCGGCGATCGACGAGACGATCATCGCGCTCTTCGTCTCCGGCGGTCAGTACCAGACCCTGACCAAGCGCATGTTCACCGCGCTCCGCGACGAGATCGACCCGACCATCGCCTCGATCTCGACCCTGCTGACGGCGGCCTCTTTCCTGCTCGTCCTGCTCGCGATGAGCGGACAGAAGAAGGAAGCCTAG
- a CDS encoding ABC transporter ATP-binding protein, translating into MANIGGERVEIRSASKHYGSVRALDDVSLDIAPQEFVSLLGPSGSGKTTLLGILGGFIQPSGGSVHLGGRDVTYTPPHKRDIGIVFQNYALFPHMSVGENVAFPLRARRLPKSTYADKVRGALAMVDLAGYEERGIGQLSGGQRQRVALARAMIFEPRLILMDEPLSALDKQLRENMQIELRQLHKRLGATIIYVTHDQREALTMSDRVAILKDGKLVQIDRPERLHDHPANAFVASFIGEATLLPVQRAGSDSVSLAGTVLKSARPIAPNGELVLAIQTEKLLVEDGSGSPDRNRLEARVTDIVFQGESLRVFLALDDGTALSLRQPSHYEAARRIPPVGERLAVSLHPQDTIIVPKIGA; encoded by the coding sequence ATGGCCAACATAGGCGGCGAACGCGTCGAGATCAGATCCGCGAGCAAGCATTACGGCTCGGTGCGCGCGCTCGACGACGTCTCGCTCGACATCGCCCCGCAGGAATTCGTCTCGCTGCTCGGCCCGTCCGGCTCGGGCAAGACCACCTTGCTCGGCATTCTCGGCGGCTTCATCCAGCCTTCCGGCGGCTCGGTCCATCTCGGCGGCCGCGACGTCACCTATACCCCGCCGCACAAGCGCGACATCGGCATCGTCTTCCAGAACTACGCGCTGTTTCCGCATATGAGCGTCGGCGAGAACGTCGCCTTTCCCTTGCGGGCCCGGCGCCTGCCCAAGTCGACCTATGCCGACAAGGTCCGCGGCGCGCTCGCCATGGTCGACCTCGCCGGCTACGAGGAGCGCGGCATCGGCCAGCTCTCCGGCGGCCAGCGCCAGCGCGTCGCACTCGCCCGCGCCATGATCTTCGAGCCGCGCCTGATCCTGATGGACGAGCCGCTCTCGGCGCTCGACAAGCAGCTACGCGAGAACATGCAGATCGAGCTGCGCCAGCTTCACAAGCGGCTGGGCGCGACGATCATCTACGTCACGCACGACCAGCGCGAGGCGCTGACGATGAGCGACCGCGTTGCCATCCTGAAGGACGGCAAGCTGGTCCAGATCGACAGGCCCGAGCGCCTGCACGACCACCCCGCCAACGCCTTCGTTGCCAGCTTCATCGGCGAGGCGACGCTGCTGCCGGTCCAACGCGCCGGCTCCGACAGCGTCTCCCTGGCCGGGACCGTGCTGAAGAGCGCTCGGCCGATCGCGCCCAACGGCGAGCTCGTATTGGCGATCCAGACCGAGAAGCTGCTGGTCGAGGACGGCTCCGGCAGCCCGGACCGCAACCGTCTCGAAGCCCGCGTCACCGATATCGTCTTCCAGGGCGAGAGCCTGCGCGTCTTCCTCGCGCTCGACGACGGCACCGCGCTCAGCCTGCGCCAGCCCAGTCATTACGAGGCCGCCCGCCGGATCCCGCCGGTCGGCGAACGCCTCGCCGTCAGCCTCCACCCGCAGGACACGATCATCGTGCCGAAAATCGGCGCCTGA
- a CDS encoding winged helix-turn-helix transcriptional regulator, translating into MTPGVRLDRIDMKILIELQNNGRITNVNLADAVGLSPSPCLLRVKRLEQAGFISGYGATINLQKLGETITVFTEITLTDHTKEYFIRFETALRRVDEVVECHLVSGGYDYLVKFVTRGLTHYQSLIETLLDRNIGISKYFSYVVIKSPIQKPGYPLPTLFDI; encoded by the coding sequence GTGACACCGGGCGTGCGGCTCGACCGCATCGACATGAAGATCCTGATCGAGCTGCAGAACAACGGCAGGATCACGAACGTCAACCTGGCAGATGCGGTCGGCCTGTCGCCGAGCCCCTGCCTGCTGCGGGTCAAGCGGCTGGAGCAGGCCGGCTTCATCTCCGGCTACGGCGCGACCATCAACCTGCAGAAGCTCGGTGAGACCATCACCGTCTTCACCGAGATCACCCTGACCGACCACACCAAGGAATACTTCATCCGTTTCGAGACGGCGCTTCGGCGCGTCGACGAAGTCGTCGAATGTCATCTCGTCAGCGGCGGCTACGACTATCTCGTCAAGTTCGTCACGCGCGGGCTGACGCACTACCAATCGCTGATCGAGACGCTGCTCGACCGCAATATCGGCATCTCCAAATACTTCAGCTATGTCGTGATCAAATCGCCGATCCAGAAGCCCGGCTATCCGCTGCCGACGCTGTTCGATATCTGA
- a CDS encoding ABC transporter substrate-binding protein, which produces MAKSLNFRTTCAVAGFSLALLGSASAAEQMMFVSQGGAYQKAQTIAILDPSAKKLGITINQDSVPDAWPIMRSQVASGKPTWDVVDVATNFCLRGGEQGIVEKLDFSKIPNAAAMPAEYRSDWSVAYEFYSSVLGYNLKKFPDAASAPRSWADFWDVKKFPGRRSLRNHPLATLEAALMADGVAADKLYPLDVDRAFKKLEEIKPNITVWWTSGAQSAQLLNDGEVDMVMAWNGRISALTKEGAKVTYTYNQGILQSTSLCVLKGAPNLPTAIKFLNEAVDPVHQANLPLHIDYGPANPKAYDTKVISEARVKELPSAPENAKVQALMSYAWWTSPAGEAAEKRWLQFMQK; this is translated from the coding sequence ATGGCCAAGAGCTTGAATTTCCGAACGACCTGCGCCGTCGCAGGGTTCTCCCTCGCGCTGCTCGGCTCAGCCAGTGCGGCCGAGCAGATGATGTTCGTCTCGCAGGGCGGCGCCTATCAGAAGGCGCAGACCATCGCGATCCTCGACCCGAGCGCCAAGAAGCTCGGCATCACCATCAACCAGGACAGCGTGCCGGACGCCTGGCCGATCATGCGCTCGCAGGTCGCGTCGGGTAAACCGACCTGGGACGTCGTCGACGTCGCCACCAATTTCTGCCTGCGCGGCGGCGAGCAGGGCATCGTCGAGAAGCTCGACTTCAGCAAGATCCCGAACGCTGCTGCGATGCCGGCCGAGTATCGCAGTGACTGGTCGGTGGCCTACGAGTTCTATTCGAGCGTGCTCGGCTACAATCTGAAGAAATTCCCGGACGCGGCCTCGGCGCCCAGGAGCTGGGCCGATTTCTGGGACGTGAAGAAGTTCCCGGGCCGCCGCTCGCTGCGCAACCATCCGCTCGCGACGCTGGAAGCGGCGCTGATGGCCGACGGCGTCGCCGCTGACAAGCTCTACCCGCTCGACGTCGACCGCGCCTTCAAGAAGCTCGAGGAGATCAAGCCGAACATCACGGTGTGGTGGACCTCCGGCGCCCAGTCGGCCCAGCTGCTCAACGACGGCGAGGTCGACATGGTGATGGCCTGGAACGGCCGCATCAGCGCGCTGACCAAGGAAGGCGCCAAGGTCACCTACACCTATAACCAGGGCATCCTGCAGAGCACCTCGCTCTGCGTGCTCAAGGGTGCGCCGAACCTGCCGACCGCGATCAAGTTCCTGAACGAGGCGGTCGATCCGGTGCACCAGGCCAACCTGCCGCTGCATATCGACTACGGCCCGGCCAACCCGAAGGCCTACGACACAAAGGTCATCTCCGAGGCCAGGGTCAAGGAGCTGCCGAGCGCGCCGGAGAACGCCAAGGTGCAGGCGCTGATGTCCTATGCCTGGTGGACCTCGCCGGCCGGCGAAGCCGCCGAGAAGCGCTGGCTGCAGTTCATGCAGAAGTGA
- a CDS encoding FAD-binding oxidoreductase, with translation MTAAPTSWQALDAAPSLWRATASPLQALPPLAGDAQADVVIIGAGYTGLSAAHHLAASGLAPLVLEANEPGWGASGRNGGVITAKFRMSFPAIAAGHGRDMAKRMYDIAHEATDIVAELVGAHGIADAGLTRAGQVKAAHNHETLAYAVKEAEWLRAELYDSTMTVLDARQVREETGSAGFVGGVLNAGSGGIHPLNYLRGLARGVNAQGIPVHSHTPALSLRREADGVLVETPRGTVRAKQAIIATNSYSDLTPATSDYQRTLIPFRSAIIATEKLSPNLAASVMPTGRTYTETKRMMRWFRMVDDRIVFGGRGAFGKTDSAAAFAALHKAMIGIFPQVADVPLAFSWSGLVAMTLDSVPHVGRVDDRIMVAMGYNGAGVAMSSLMGRYLAAFARGERPDVGLLDVGRMRPVPFYALREPAVRLVAGWYQFLDAIGR, from the coding sequence GTGACGGCCGCGCCGACATCCTGGCAGGCCCTCGACGCCGCGCCCTCGCTCTGGCGGGCGACGGCGTCGCCGCTGCAGGCGTTGCCGCCGCTCGCCGGCGATGCGCAGGCGGATGTCGTGATCATCGGCGCCGGCTATACCGGGCTCTCGGCCGCCCATCACCTCGCCGCCAGCGGTCTGGCACCGCTGGTGCTGGAGGCGAACGAACCGGGCTGGGGCGCGAGCGGCCGCAATGGCGGCGTCATCACCGCCAAGTTCCGCATGTCCTTCCCGGCGATCGCCGCTGGCCACGGCCGGGACATGGCGAAGCGCATGTACGATATCGCCCATGAGGCGACCGATATCGTCGCCGAGCTGGTCGGTGCCCATGGCATCGCCGATGCCGGCTTGACCCGCGCCGGCCAGGTCAAGGCCGCGCACAACCACGAGACGCTAGCCTATGCGGTGAAGGAAGCGGAGTGGCTGCGCGCCGAGCTCTACGACAGCACGATGACCGTGCTCGATGCCAGGCAGGTGCGCGAGGAGACCGGCTCCGCCGGCTTCGTCGGCGGCGTGCTCAATGCCGGCTCGGGTGGCATCCACCCGCTCAACTATCTGCGCGGGCTTGCCCGCGGCGTGAACGCACAAGGCATCCCCGTCCATAGCCACACGCCGGCACTCAGCCTCAGACGCGAAGCCGACGGCGTGCTGGTCGAGACGCCACGCGGCACCGTTCGAGCGAAGCAGGCGATCATCGCGACCAACAGCTATTCCGACCTGACACCTGCGACTAGCGACTACCAGCGCACGCTAATCCCGTTCCGCAGCGCGATCATCGCAACTGAAAAACTCTCCCCGAACCTCGCCGCCAGCGTGATGCCGACCGGCCGGACCTATACCGAGACCAAGCGGATGATGCGCTGGTTCCGCATGGTCGACGACCGGATCGTCTTCGGCGGCCGCGGCGCCTTCGGCAAGACGGATTCCGCTGCCGCCTTCGCCGCCCTGCACAAGGCGATGATCGGCATCTTCCCGCAGGTCGCCGATGTGCCGCTGGCCTTTTCCTGGTCCGGCCTCGTCGCGATGACGCTCGATTCCGTGCCGCATGTCGGGCGCGTCGATGACCGGATCATGGTCGCCATGGGCTACAATGGCGCCGGTGTCGCCATGTCCAGCCTGATGGGGCGCTACCTTGCCGCCTTTGCGCGCGGAGAGCGCCCCGATGTCGGGCTGCTCGACGTCGGCCGCATGCGGCCCGTGCCCTTCTATGCGCTTCGAGAACCGGCGGTCCGTCTGGTCGCCGGCTGGTACCAGTTTCTGGATGCGATCGGACGGTAG